From a region of the Canis lupus dingo isolate Sandy chromosome 5, ASM325472v2, whole genome shotgun sequence genome:
- the LOC112671015 gene encoding trehalase-like gives MSGTFQDSQILTYQYGIPTSLQNTGQQWDFPNAWAPLQDLVIRGLAKSPSPQAQEVAFQLAQNWVRTNFEVYSRDSAMYEKYDISNGGQPGGGGEYEVQEGFGWTNGVVLMLLERYGDRLSSGSQTSFPAAPLPYSCPSAQPPARPPATVMGLLAPWASLNFCVSTYLLLPLHPPSSTPSQSWDCNGPQVL, from the exons ATGTCCGGAACCTTTCAGGACAGCCAGATCTTGACCTACCAGTACGGGATCCCGACCTCTCTCCAGAACACAGGCCAGCAGTGGGACTTCCCCAATGCCTGGGCCCCCCTGCAGGACCTGGTCATCAGAG GTCTGGCCAAGTCTCCCTCACCTCAGGCCCAGGAAGTAGCTTTCCAGCTGGCTCAGAACTGGGTCCGAACCAACTTTGAGGTCTACTCCAGAGATTCGGCCATGTATGAGAAG TATGACATCAGCAATGGTGGTCAGCCAGGTGGTGGAGGGGAGTACGAGGTTCAG GAGGGCTTTGGCTGGACCAATGGAGTGGTCCTGATGCTCCTGGAGCGCTATGGTGACCGGCTGAGCTCCGGCAGCCAGACAAGTTTTCCTGCAGCTCCACTGCCTTACAGCTGCCCTTCTGCTCAGCCTCCTGCTCGGCCTCCTGCCACAGTGATGGGCCTCCTTGCCCCGTGGGCCTCATTAAACTTCTGTGTGAGTACCTACCTTCTCCTGCCTCTtcatcctccatcctccacccccagccaGTCCTGGGA CTGCAATGGACCCCAAGTGCTGTGA
- the LOC112671529 gene encoding trehalase-like isoform X1 has product MIVACGQHSLLDSFSLSEAQRGQWCAQGCTASVLLASPRAVTPVAQSGALGSSLPSPTGTNPGSVLLPPPPNNRADPSLTETTLTGTEPRGNEQRKYLAEAPSKPHILVLQLFSQGHNQVKPEVLSHPEQFSLIYAAHPFIVPGGRFTEFYYWDSYWVMEGLLLSEMPGTVKGMLQNFLELVRIYGHVPNGARVYYLQRSQPPLLTLMMDRYVSHTNDTAFLRDSIGTLALELDFWTQNRIVSVSSGGKSYVLNHYAVPYGGPRDPWVAQQFSTCLWPRA; this is encoded by the exons ATGATTGTGGCCTGTGGTCAGCACAGTCTGTTAgactctttctctttgtctgaggctcagagagggcagtGGTGTGCCCAAGGCTGTACAGCATCTGTCCTCCTGGCCAGCCCCAGGGCCGTGACACCTGTGGCACAGAGTGGTGCTCTGGGCTCCTCCTTACCCAGCCCCACAGGAACAAACCCAGGCTCTGTTCTACTACCCCCGCCCCCAAATAACAGAGCCGACCCCTCTCTCACTGAAACCACACTCACTGGTACAGAACCAAGAGGCAACGAACAGAGAAAATACCTGGCAGAGGCACCCAGCAAGCCCCACATCCTGGTCCTACAGTTGTTCTCCCAAGGCCACAATCAG GTGAAGCCCGAGGTCCTCAGCCACCCGGAGCAGTTCTCTCTCATCTACGCAGCACACCCCTTCATCGTGCCTGGGGGGCGCTTCACCGAATTCTACTACTG GGACTCCTACTGGGTGATGGAAGGGCTGCTCCTCTCCGAGATGCCCGGGACGGTGAAGGGCATGCTGCAGAACTTCCTGGAGCTGGTGCGAAT CTACGGCCACGTCCCGAACGGGGCCCGCGTGTACTACCTGCAGCGGAGCCAGCCCCCGCTCCTGACCCTCATGATGGACCGCTACGTGAGCCACACCAACGACACGGCCTTCCTCCG GGACAGCATCGGGACCCTGGCCTTGGAATTGGACTTCTGGACGCAGAACAGGATCGTCTCTGTGAGCTCGGGGGGGAAGAGCTACGTCCTGAATCACTACGCCGTCCCTTATGGGGGACCCAG ggatccttgggtggctcagcaatttagcacctgcctttggcccagggcgtga
- the LOC112671529 gene encoding trehalase-like isoform X2 produces MIVACGQHSLLDSFSLSEAQRGQWCAQGCTASVLLASPRAVTPVAQSGALGSSLPSPTGTNPGSVLLPPPPNNRADPSLTETTLTGTEPRGNEQRKYLAEAPSKPHILVLQLFSQGHNQVKPEVLSHPEQFSLIYAAHPFIVPGGRFTEFYYWDSYWVMEGLLLSEMPGTVKGMLQNFLELVRIYGHVPNGARVYYLQRSQPPLLTLMMDRYVSHTNDTAFLRDSIGTLALELDFWTQNRIVSVSSGGKSYVLNHYAVPYGGPR; encoded by the exons ATGATTGTGGCCTGTGGTCAGCACAGTCTGTTAgactctttctctttgtctgaggctcagagagggcagtGGTGTGCCCAAGGCTGTACAGCATCTGTCCTCCTGGCCAGCCCCAGGGCCGTGACACCTGTGGCACAGAGTGGTGCTCTGGGCTCCTCCTTACCCAGCCCCACAGGAACAAACCCAGGCTCTGTTCTACTACCCCCGCCCCCAAATAACAGAGCCGACCCCTCTCTCACTGAAACCACACTCACTGGTACAGAACCAAGAGGCAACGAACAGAGAAAATACCTGGCAGAGGCACCCAGCAAGCCCCACATCCTGGTCCTACAGTTGTTCTCCCAAGGCCACAATCAG GTGAAGCCCGAGGTCCTCAGCCACCCGGAGCAGTTCTCTCTCATCTACGCAGCACACCCCTTCATCGTGCCTGGGGGGCGCTTCACCGAATTCTACTACTG GGACTCCTACTGGGTGATGGAAGGGCTGCTCCTCTCCGAGATGCCCGGGACGGTGAAGGGCATGCTGCAGAACTTCCTGGAGCTGGTGCGAAT CTACGGCCACGTCCCGAACGGGGCCCGCGTGTACTACCTGCAGCGGAGCCAGCCCCCGCTCCTGACCCTCATGATGGACCGCTACGTGAGCCACACCAACGACACGGCCTTCCTCCG GGACAGCATCGGGACCCTGGCCTTGGAATTGGACTTCTGGACGCAGAACAGGATCGTCTCTGTGAGCTCGGGGGGGAAGAGCTACGTCCTGAATCACTACGCCGTCCCTTATGGGGGACCCAGGTAA